In Novosphingobium sp. MMS21-SN21R, a single genomic region encodes these proteins:
- the purF gene encoding amidophosphoribosyltransferase: MTSQNQLPDSTPWDIGFDPDDADGDKLREECGIFGVLGVRDAAATVALGLHALQHRGQEAVGITSFDGQEFYSRKGIGHVAANFSTGSAIAELPGTMASGHVRYSTTGGAGLRNVQPLFADLASGGFSIAHNGNISNAMFLKHDLVRKGAIFQSTSDTEVIIHLVATSRYPTLLDRFVDALRLVEGAYSLICMTPEGMIACRDPLGIRPLVMGKMGDAVVFASETVALDVVGADFLREIEPGELVQVDLDGNLSSHRPFGKPNARPCIFEHVYFSRPDSVMGGNSVYQVRKEIGAQLAIESPADADLVIPVPDSGVPAALGYAQQSGIPFELGIIRSHYVGRTFIQPSDGARNADVKRKHNANRALVAGKRIVLIDDSIVRGTTSLKIVQMMRDAGAAEVHMRIASPPTEHSCFYGVDTPERSKLLAARMDVAAMAEFIHADSLAFVSIDGLYRAVGEPQRNGACPQYCDACFTGEYPTRLTDLADRENPDQLSFSVEKVA; the protein is encoded by the coding sequence ATGACTTCACAGAACCAATTGCCCGACTCCACGCCTTGGGACATCGGGTTCGACCCGGACGATGCCGATGGGGACAAGCTGCGCGAAGAGTGCGGCATCTTTGGCGTACTGGGCGTACGTGACGCTGCGGCGACAGTCGCGCTTGGCCTTCATGCCTTGCAGCACCGCGGACAGGAGGCGGTGGGCATCACCAGCTTCGATGGTCAGGAGTTCTATTCGCGCAAGGGCATCGGCCATGTCGCGGCCAACTTCTCGACCGGCTCGGCGATTGCCGAATTGCCCGGCACCATGGCGTCCGGCCACGTGCGCTATTCCACCACAGGCGGCGCGGGCCTTCGTAATGTGCAGCCTCTGTTTGCGGATCTGGCTTCGGGCGGTTTCTCCATCGCTCACAACGGCAACATCTCGAATGCGATGTTCCTGAAGCACGACCTGGTCCGCAAGGGTGCGATCTTCCAGTCTACATCGGACACCGAGGTGATCATTCACCTTGTTGCGACGAGCCGCTACCCCACCTTGCTGGATCGCTTCGTCGATGCGCTGCGTCTGGTCGAAGGCGCATACTCGCTGATCTGCATGACGCCAGAGGGCATGATTGCATGCCGTGATCCCCTCGGCATTCGTCCGCTGGTGATGGGCAAGATGGGCGATGCCGTCGTTTTCGCCTCCGAAACTGTTGCACTCGACGTGGTCGGCGCCGATTTCCTCCGCGAAATCGAACCCGGCGAACTCGTACAGGTCGATCTGGACGGCAACCTCAGCAGTCACCGACCGTTCGGCAAGCCGAATGCGCGCCCGTGTATCTTCGAGCATGTTTATTTCAGCCGCCCGGATTCGGTCATGGGTGGCAATTCCGTCTATCAGGTGCGCAAGGAGATCGGCGCGCAGCTGGCAATCGAAAGCCCTGCCGACGCCGATCTGGTGATTCCCGTGCCTGACAGCGGCGTGCCGGCAGCGCTTGGCTACGCCCAGCAGTCGGGCATCCCGTTCGAGCTGGGCATCATCCGCTCACACTATGTCGGCCGCACGTTCATCCAGCCTTCGGACGGCGCCCGCAATGCTGACGTGAAGCGCAAGCACAACGCCAACCGCGCGCTTGTTGCCGGCAAGCGTATCGTGCTCATCGACGATTCCATCGTGCGCGGCACCACCAGCCTCAAGATTGTGCAGATGATGCGCGATGCAGGCGCGGCTGAAGTGCACATGCGGATCGCCAGCCCGCCGACCGAGCATTCGTGCTTTTACGGAGTGGACACGCCCGAGCGCTCCAAGCTGCTCGCAGCGCGCATGGACGTTGCCGCCATGGCCGAGTTCATCCACGCTGACAGCCTTGCGTTCGTCTCCATCGACGGCCTTTACCGCGCCGTGGGCGAACCGCAGCGTAACGGTGCTTGCCCGCAATATTGCGATGCCTGCTTTACCGGCGAATACCCGACCCGTCTGACCGACCTTGCTGATCGGGAAAATCCCGATCAACTCTCGTTCTCGGTCGAAAAGGTCGCTTGA
- a CDS encoding phosphatase PAP2 family protein has translation MINNAPDIHLSQRAHGWRIAPAHALAAAAVCWFGFAIVTFAVWTGKSETLDSAGLLFWRRGATLVPAGPPWLLEAVRDVTSLGGVLLRNLFASGAVAALLFLRLRREAVLLAATIAGGWIVNTLVKLAIGRPRPLIVTHLTEAGGQSFPSGHSFNSAVVFIAIALAFAAMSPRRSVRWTLVSLAIALSLAVAFSRVWLGVHFPSDVAAGWLGGAGWTFLATAILHRPAKAVAAGADETLERMTPGVNSRADGPRC, from the coding sequence ATGATAAACAACGCCCCCGATATACACCTGTCCCAAAGGGCACATGGCTGGCGCATAGCCCCCGCGCACGCGCTTGCCGCTGCTGCCGTCTGCTGGTTCGGTTTTGCCATCGTCACTTTCGCCGTGTGGACGGGCAAGAGTGAAACGCTCGATAGCGCGGGTCTGCTTTTCTGGCGGCGGGGCGCCACGCTCGTGCCCGCTGGGCCGCCGTGGCTGCTAGAGGCGGTTCGGGACGTGACCTCGCTGGGCGGCGTCCTGCTGCGCAATCTGTTTGCTTCAGGCGCGGTCGCGGCACTGCTGTTTCTGCGGCTGAGACGCGAAGCCGTGCTGCTTGCCGCAACTATCGCGGGTGGCTGGATCGTGAATACTTTGGTGAAGCTGGCGATTGGCAGACCGCGCCCACTGATTGTAACTCACCTCACCGAGGCGGGCGGGCAGAGTTTCCCCAGCGGTCACAGCTTCAATTCGGCGGTGGTCTTTATCGCAATCGCTTTGGCATTTGCGGCGATGAGTCCGCGCCGCAGCGTGCGTTGGACGCTTGTCAGTCTGGCGATTGCGCTGAGCCTCGCGGTAGCCTTCTCCCGCGTCTGGCTTGGCGTACACTTCCCAAGCGACGTCGCGGCGGGCTGGCTCGGCGGCGCGGGATGGACGTTTCTCGCCACTGCCATACTCCACCGCCCTGCCAAAGCGGTCGCTGCAGGAGCCGATGAAACGCTGGAGCGGATGACGCCGGGCGTTAACAGTCGGGCAGACGGACCGAGGTGCTGA
- a CDS encoding cyclopropane-fatty-acyl-phospholipid synthase family protein, with translation MNAQTPTRGGHLVAGGRNISAAGGWIARLFSGSFVHAVERIDRGLVQGTINATLPDGSTRKVGGRGEGPVARIDLKSWNALVRLATAGSIGWYEAWVAGEWTSPDPVQIFDLFMRNADTLGDVGRAKGPWRWAGRLLNIARRNSKAQARRNIAAHYDLGNDFYRLWLDETMSYSSALWHGIAPDAPLAHAQANKVDRLGARLALVPGSEVLEIGCGWGFLARRLAETSGARVTGISLSDEQLEWARLTLQASGLTGIEYRHQDYRDVHGQFDAIASVEMVEAVGREYWPSYFDCLARCLKPGGRAALQYISIRDELFDAYAASADFIQAYVFPGGLLISETEFRALAKERGLTWEDQHDFGIDYAETLKTWRDALDRAVAENRLPAGFDRKFVDLWRYYLMYCEGGFRGGGINVAQVTLVKTA, from the coding sequence ATGAATGCGCAGACGCCAACGAGGGGAGGGCATCTGGTCGCTGGTGGGCGGAACATTTCTGCTGCTGGCGGGTGGATTGCGCGACTGTTTTCGGGTTCCTTCGTCCACGCGGTCGAGCGGATCGACCGGGGGCTGGTGCAGGGCACAATCAATGCGACCCTGCCTGACGGATCAACGCGCAAAGTCGGTGGGCGCGGCGAAGGTCCTGTCGCCCGAATTGACCTGAAAAGCTGGAATGCTCTTGTTCGTCTTGCCACGGCAGGGTCGATTGGTTGGTACGAGGCATGGGTCGCTGGCGAATGGACCAGTCCCGACCCCGTGCAGATCTTCGACCTCTTCATGCGCAACGCAGATACGCTCGGCGATGTTGGACGGGCCAAGGGGCCATGGCGCTGGGCCGGGCGTTTGCTCAACATCGCGAGGCGCAATTCGAAAGCGCAAGCACGGCGAAATATCGCGGCGCACTACGATCTCGGCAACGACTTTTACCGGCTGTGGCTCGATGAAACCATGAGCTATTCCAGCGCCTTGTGGCACGGTATCGCGCCCGATGCGCCGCTGGCGCACGCACAGGCGAACAAGGTTGACCGTCTCGGAGCCCGTCTTGCACTGGTGCCGGGAAGCGAAGTGCTGGAGATCGGCTGTGGCTGGGGCTTTTTGGCGCGACGCCTTGCCGAAACTTCGGGTGCCCGCGTTACCGGCATCAGTCTGTCAGATGAACAGCTCGAATGGGCTCGCCTGACTCTGCAGGCGTCAGGGCTGACCGGCATCGAATACCGGCATCAGGACTACCGCGACGTTCACGGGCAGTTTGACGCCATTGCCAGTGTCGAGATGGTCGAGGCAGTGGGGCGGGAGTACTGGCCGTCCTATTTCGACTGCCTTGCGCGCTGCCTCAAGCCCGGTGGCCGTGCAGCTCTGCAATACATCTCCATCCGCGATGAACTGTTTGATGCTTATGCCGCCAGCGCCGATTTCATCCAGGCCTACGTCTTTCCCGGCGGTCTGCTGATCAGCGAGACCGAGTTCCGCGCCCTCGCAAAGGAGCGCGGGCTGACGTGGGAAGACCAGCACGATTTCGGCATTGATTATGCCGAAACGCTCAAGACATGGCGCGATGCACTGGACCGTGCGGTTGCCGAAAACCGGCTGCCTGCTGGATTTGACCGTAAGTTTGTCGACCTGTGGCGCTACTATCTGATGTATTGCGAAGGCGGTTTCCGGGGCGGCGGCATTAACGTCGCCCAAGTAACACTTGTCAAAACGGCCTGA
- a CDS encoding glutathione peroxidase — protein sequence MTVPRTIGDFKARKPNGEVIDLADKQGKVLLVVNTASKCGFTPQYDGLEDLWKRYGKSGFEVLAFPCNQFGAQEPGSADEIESFCKVNFGLSFPLMAKIEVNGSGADPLYDWLKSEAPGVLGTKAIKWNFTKFLIDRDGKVVRRYSPTDKPASIAKDIEKLL from the coding sequence ATGACAGTCCCTCGCACCATCGGTGATTTCAAGGCGAGGAAGCCCAACGGGGAGGTGATCGACCTAGCCGACAAACAGGGCAAGGTCCTGCTGGTCGTCAACACCGCGTCCAAGTGCGGGTTCACCCCCCAATACGACGGCCTTGAAGACCTGTGGAAGCGCTATGGAAAGAGCGGCTTCGAAGTACTGGCGTTCCCGTGCAACCAGTTCGGCGCGCAGGAACCGGGCAGTGCAGATGAGATCGAGAGCTTTTGCAAGGTCAACTTCGGCCTGAGCTTCCCGCTGATGGCCAAGATCGAAGTCAATGGTTCTGGCGCCGACCCGCTTTACGACTGGCTCAAGAGCGAGGCGCCGGGCGTTCTGGGCACCAAGGCGATCAAATGGAACTTCACAAAGTTCCTGATCGACCGCGATGGCAAGGTCGTGCGGCGATATTCCCCGACCGACAAGCCTGCAAGCATCGCCAAGGATATCGAAAAGCTGCTCTGA
- a CDS encoding lipoprotein-releasing ABC transporter permease subunit has protein sequence MILSPFEWTIAKRYMLPGRGEAFIALVAGISLAAVMLGVAALVIVMSVMNGFRAELLDKIVGLNGHAIIQAYGGRLDNWQDILRRVQETPGVTHASPLIEQPLLASFNGRVEAILVRGNTAADIKRLEDKRVDGVIAGLRPGSNNVALGARLAENLGARVGDTITIINPQGRSTPFGTVPREIAYTVSALFEVGVYDYDQAYVVMPIQDAQTLLLTGDTIGMIEVSTTDADTVMDTLGPLKKELAGQAVITDWKTINASLFEALAVERVAMFIVLSIIVLVAVFNILSSLIMLVRAKTRDIAILRTMGATRKSLLKVFVTIGFVIGALGTMSGLVLGFIFLFFRQPIVNAIQFVTGQNLWDPSIRFLTELPSRSDPVEIATISLMALLFSFLATLYPAMKAASTDPVQVLRYE, from the coding sequence TTGATCCTGTCACCATTTGAATGGACCATCGCCAAGCGTTATATGCTGCCGGGGCGAGGAGAGGCGTTCATCGCGCTGGTCGCCGGAATCAGCCTCGCTGCTGTCATGCTGGGCGTTGCCGCGCTTGTCATCGTGATGAGCGTGATGAACGGTTTCCGCGCCGAACTGCTCGATAAGATCGTTGGCCTTAACGGTCATGCGATCATTCAGGCCTATGGCGGGCGGCTCGATAATTGGCAGGATATTCTCAGGCGCGTTCAGGAAACGCCCGGTGTTACCCATGCCTCGCCGCTGATCGAACAGCCGCTGCTCGCCAGCTTCAATGGCCGGGTCGAGGCTATCCTCGTGCGCGGCAACACCGCAGCGGATATCAAGCGCCTTGAGGACAAGCGTGTCGATGGCGTGATTGCGGGCCTCCGTCCCGGCTCCAACAACGTGGCATTGGGCGCGCGGCTTGCCGAAAATCTCGGCGCCCGGGTGGGTGACACCATCACGATCATCAACCCGCAAGGCCGCTCGACTCCGTTCGGAACCGTGCCCCGCGAAATCGCCTATACAGTCTCGGCGCTGTTCGAAGTGGGCGTCTATGACTATGATCAGGCCTATGTCGTCATGCCCATCCAGGACGCGCAGACGCTGCTCCTGACCGGCGACACCATCGGCATGATCGAGGTTTCGACGACAGACGCCGACACGGTAATGGACACGCTCGGGCCGTTGAAAAAAGAACTCGCCGGGCAGGCCGTGATCACCGACTGGAAGACGATCAACGCCAGCCTGTTCGAGGCGTTGGCGGTCGAACGGGTGGCAATGTTCATCGTATTGTCGATCATCGTGCTGGTCGCCGTGTTCAACATCCTGTCGTCGCTGATCATGCTCGTCCGCGCCAAGACCCGCGACATCGCGATCCTGCGCACGATGGGTGCGACGCGAAAGTCGCTGCTCAAGGTGTTCGTTACTATCGGCTTCGTTATCGGCGCGCTGGGCACGATGTCCGGTCTGGTGCTGGGCTTCATCTTCCTGTTTTTCCGTCAGCCCATCGTCAACGCGATCCAGTTCGTGACCGGGCAGAACCTGTGGGACCCGTCTATCCGCTTCCTCACCGAATTGCCGAGCCGGTCCGATCCGGTCGAGATCGCCACGATCAGTCTGATGGCGTTGCTGTTTAGCTTCCTCGCAACGCTTTACCCGGCGATGAAAGCGGCGAGTACCGATCCTGTGCAGGTCTTGCGTTATGAATGA
- a CDS encoding SDR family NAD(P)-dependent oxidoreductase codes for MADGGPLSGQLALVTGASRGIGAATAKALAAQGAHVILVARAAKDLEKIEQEIFDAGGNATIAPVDLAEADGIARLATAISGRWDALDVLVINAAAFPTLTPVWQIDPREFNNALTLNVLATQALLAGFDGMLRKSKDARVIGVTSSVGATPRPYWGAYGSSKAAFDTLLDCYGQEVRNTSSIRVCVLDPGATRTKMRAKAYPGEDPASVKAPEVVADRIIALLGEQFASPHRLRVNHA; via the coding sequence ATGGCTGACGGCGGTCCGTTGTCCGGCCAGCTCGCGCTGGTCACCGGGGCAAGCCGCGGGATCGGCGCAGCCACGGCCAAGGCGCTGGCTGCGCAAGGCGCGCACGTAATCCTTGTGGCGCGCGCAGCCAAGGACCTCGAGAAGATTGAACAGGAAATCTTCGACGCTGGCGGCAATGCCACGATTGCCCCGGTCGATCTTGCCGAAGCTGACGGCATAGCACGGCTCGCCACGGCCATAAGCGGACGCTGGGACGCGCTTGACGTGCTGGTTATCAACGCCGCCGCATTCCCCACGCTGACGCCGGTGTGGCAGATCGATCCGCGCGAGTTCAACAATGCGTTGACGCTGAACGTTCTGGCGACGCAGGCCCTGCTTGCCGGATTTGACGGTATGCTCAGGAAGAGCAAGGACGCCCGGGTCATCGGCGTAACCAGCAGTGTCGGCGCAACACCGCGTCCCTACTGGGGCGCATACGGTTCATCCAAGGCAGCGTTTGACACTTTGCTCGATTGCTATGGCCAGGAAGTGCGCAATACTTCCTCGATTCGGGTCTGCGTGCTCGATCCGGGAGCGACACGCACCAAGATGCGCGCCAAGGCTTATCCGGGTGAAGACCCGGCAAGCGTGAAGGCTCCCGAGGTTGTTGCCGATCGGATCATTGCACTTCTTGGTGAACAGTTTGCCAGTCCGCACCGGCTCCGGGTTAACCACGCCTGA
- a CDS encoding ABC transporter ATP-binding protein, which translates to MNDPIADTPVVRLRELRRSFSQGGVTIDVLRGVNLEIRPGEIVALLGPSGSGKSTMLQAIGLLEGGFSGLIEIAGTDASKLSGDDRTALRRDHLGFVYQFHHLLPDFNALENVVLPQLVAGTDRSLADARATELLSALGLAKRLDHRPSQLSGGEQQRVAVARALANRPELVLADEPTGNLDEATADRVLEEFLKLVRGEGSSALIATHNERLALRMDRVVRLHEGVLG; encoded by the coding sequence ATGAATGATCCCATCGCCGACACCCCGGTCGTTCGCCTGCGCGAACTCCGCCGTTCGTTCAGCCAAGGCGGGGTGACCATCGACGTCCTGCGCGGCGTAAACCTTGAAATCCGCCCCGGCGAGATCGTGGCGCTGCTCGGACCGTCTGGGTCAGGCAAATCAACGATGCTTCAGGCTATCGGGCTGCTGGAGGGTGGTTTTTCCGGTCTGATCGAGATCGCAGGCACCGATGCCTCAAAGCTTTCCGGAGACGACCGGACCGCCTTGCGCCGCGATCACCTCGGCTTTGTTTACCAGTTCCATCACCTCCTGCCCGATTTCAACGCGCTGGAGAACGTGGTCCTGCCGCAGCTTGTCGCTGGAACAGACCGCAGCCTCGCCGATGCCCGCGCAACCGAACTGCTTTCGGCGCTCGGTCTTGCCAAGCGTCTGGATCACCGGCCCAGCCAGCTATCCGGCGGTGAACAACAGCGCGTGGCAGTGGCGCGCGCGCTGGCAAATCGGCCCGAACTCGTGCTCGCTGACGAGCCTACGGGCAATCTCGATGAGGCGACCGCAGATCGGGTGCTGGAGGAATTCCTCAAGCTCGTGCGCGGTGAGGGCAGTTCGGCGCTGATCGCCACCCACAACGAACGTCTGGCCTTGCGGATGGATCGGGTTGTACGCCTGCACGAAGGTGTTCTCGGCTAG
- a CDS encoding deoxyribodipyrimidine photo-lyase, protein MTSTHARSPSIVWLRRDLRLADQAALLAAASEGPVIPVYVLDDDTPRHCRMGGASRWWLHHSLSALDTDLRKIGSRLILRRGRCHEELAAVRRETGARTVHALHHYEPWWRNAERAVAKAFRLVLHDGNYLAPAGSVLTGAGALFKIYTPFWRALQERMPPTTPLAAPTALEVPDVWPTSDDLSDWNLLPTKPDWAGGLRNEWTPGEAGALDRLDDFAERACRYGECRNLPSVEGTSRLSPHLHFGEISPATIWHRVGDAGGSVNIFLGEIGWRDYAQNVILQFPEYGTRNARVAYDDLGWRDDPEGLTAWQQGRTGYPIVDAGMRELWHTGWMHNRVRMIAASFLVKHLLIDWREGERWFWDTLVDADYGSNAVNWQWTAGTGVDSNMFVRIMAPLTQSPKFDAAGYIRKWVPELAHLADDKIHDPAAPPQGYPAKIVAHTEARARALAAHEYMKQA, encoded by the coding sequence GTGACGTCAACGCACGCGCGCTCCCCATCCATAGTCTGGTTGCGCCGGGACTTGCGGTTGGCCGATCAGGCTGCGCTGTTGGCGGCAGCAAGCGAAGGGCCGGTCATTCCGGTCTACGTGCTGGATGACGACACGCCCAGGCACTGCCGCATGGGGGGCGCATCGCGCTGGTGGCTGCATCACAGCCTTTCCGCGCTTGACACCGATCTGCGTAAAATTGGCTCCCGTTTGATTTTGCGGCGTGGCAGGTGTCACGAAGAGCTGGCCGCAGTTCGCCGCGAAACCGGCGCGCGAACGGTCCATGCCCTGCACCATTACGAACCGTGGTGGCGCAATGCCGAACGTGCCGTGGCCAAGGCGTTCAGGCTCGTGTTGCATGATGGCAATTACCTTGCGCCTGCAGGGTCGGTGCTGACCGGGGCAGGGGCGCTCTTCAAGATATACACGCCGTTCTGGCGTGCCCTGCAGGAGCGGATGCCCCCGACAACACCGTTGGCAGCACCAACCGCCCTTGAGGTTCCTGATGTGTGGCCAACCTCGGATGACTTGAGCGATTGGAACCTGCTGCCGACGAAGCCGGATTGGGCAGGCGGTTTGCGGAACGAATGGACTCCGGGTGAAGCGGGTGCGCTTGACCGTCTGGATGACTTCGCCGAACGAGCCTGTCGCTATGGCGAATGCCGCAACTTGCCCTCCGTCGAGGGAACTTCGCGCCTTTCGCCCCATCTGCACTTCGGCGAGATTTCCCCTGCAACGATCTGGCATCGTGTGGGGGACGCAGGCGGATCGGTGAATATTTTCTTGGGGGAGATTGGATGGCGGGACTACGCCCAGAACGTGATATTGCAATTCCCCGAATATGGCACACGAAATGCCCGTGTGGCCTACGATGATCTTGGGTGGCGAGACGATCCCGAAGGTTTGACCGCGTGGCAGCAGGGACGCACTGGCTATCCCATCGTCGATGCCGGAATGCGTGAGCTGTGGCATACCGGATGGATGCACAACCGAGTGCGGATGATCGCCGCTAGTTTCCTGGTCAAACACCTGTTGATCGACTGGCGAGAAGGCGAGCGGTGGTTCTGGGATACCCTTGTCGATGCAGACTACGGCTCGAACGCGGTCAACTGGCAATGGACCGCCGGGACAGGCGTAGATTCCAACATGTTCGTGCGGATCATGGCGCCACTCACTCAGTCGCCCAAGTTCGATGCCGCAGGTTACATCCGCAAGTGGGTGCCCGAACTGGCTCATCTCGCCGATGACAAGATTCACGATCCGGCTGCCCCGCCGCAGGGTTATCCCGCCAAGATCGTCGCGCATACGGAAGCACGAGCCAGAGCATTGGCTGCCCATGAGTACATGAAACAGGCCTGA
- a CDS encoding metal-dependent hydrolase: MDNLTHSLVGWALAETGLKRRTRKGLGACVLAANLPDIDVFFGWAPWAPLAMHRGFTHGLVGGVLLLPPVLAGLLWLLDRWHTERGRIAPGAAPMHFGWLLVLCWLGALTHPLLDLQNTYAVQLLSPFSEGWFHTDGLFIVSPWLLAFLGLGIWRSRVGRRARPAILALTACVAFIAVNIGISALAWKAPEREIPYVRPDRIFAAPDALLFWRRDVVWRNDGMITHARFDPFESVTRVTDRSEPVADNMALPVVQRAVQATWDVQDFLAWSQLPVATTRRSGCDVTVTFGDARFSGPAMTRNFSTSVRLPDC, translated from the coding sequence CTGGATAACCTGACTCACAGCCTCGTCGGTTGGGCCTTGGCAGAAACCGGGCTGAAACGGCGGACGCGCAAGGGCCTGGGCGCCTGCGTACTCGCCGCAAACCTGCCAGACATCGACGTGTTCTTTGGCTGGGCGCCATGGGCACCGCTCGCCATGCATCGCGGATTCACGCATGGGCTGGTCGGCGGCGTGCTGCTCCTGCCGCCAGTTCTGGCGGGGCTGCTGTGGCTGCTGGACCGGTGGCACACGGAGCGCGGCAGAATTGCCCCGGGCGCAGCGCCCATGCACTTTGGCTGGCTGCTGGTGTTGTGCTGGCTCGGTGCGCTTACGCACCCGCTTCTGGACTTGCAGAACACCTACGCGGTCCAGTTGCTGTCCCCGTTTAGTGAGGGCTGGTTCCATACTGATGGCCTTTTCATAGTCTCGCCTTGGCTGCTGGCATTTCTGGGCCTCGGCATCTGGCGTTCCCGGGTTGGTCGGCGCGCGCGCCCCGCCATCCTCGCCCTGACGGCCTGCGTAGCGTTCATCGCAGTCAACATCGGCATCAGTGCTCTTGCGTGGAAGGCACCCGAACGCGAAATTCCTTACGTGCGGCCTGATCGCATATTCGCTGCTCCCGATGCGCTGTTGTTCTGGCGGCGTGATGTGGTCTGGCGGAATGACGGCATGATCACGCATGCCCGGTTCGATCCGTTTGAAAGCGTAACCAGAGTAACAGATCGCAGCGAACCTGTGGCGGACAATATGGCTCTGCCGGTGGTGCAGCGGGCGGTGCAGGCCACGTGGGATGTTCAGGATTTTCTGGCATGGTCGCAACTGCCGGTCGCTACTACGCGGCGCTCAGGTTGCGATGTTACGGTAACGTTTGGAGATGCACGCTTCTCCGGCCCGGCCATGACGCGAAACTTCAGCACCTCGGTCCGTCTGCCCGACTGTTAA
- a CDS encoding MASE1 domain-containing protein — MTFFVLAAVTVSFSRFSGGLAMVWVANALLAGRLVVTPERLWRPWLASCGIASALATGLFGLGWFAAIPMAIVNVAEAVAAGLLMRRISIAFWPDDTLEWIAGYYIGIGLIIPLASGGVATLVATFTSNVDSIDNFTHWIIGHSLGLMACLPVFRFIYWRASRGRSFLPSAQTWQTAVMVLGSFALLTAGVFVFDMRPLLVFPLLFLVVGAAVLDEAMIAAMPVLLIAIGGTMTALGLGPIAQMDFAFGDRIQFFQLYVGITVLAGLPVSCERSRRIAEIQRMQERLQRLEGLEPSRF, encoded by the coding sequence TTGACGTTCTTTGTCCTTGCGGCGGTGACAGTCAGCTTTTCCCGCTTTTCGGGCGGTCTGGCCATGGTTTGGGTGGCCAATGCGCTTCTGGCTGGCAGGCTCGTGGTAACGCCGGAACGGCTATGGCGACCCTGGCTGGCATCTTGTGGCATCGCCAGCGCACTCGCAACCGGCCTGTTCGGGCTCGGGTGGTTTGCAGCCATACCGATGGCAATCGTGAATGTCGCCGAGGCTGTCGCGGCCGGACTGCTGATGCGGCGCATATCCATCGCCTTCTGGCCAGATGATACGCTCGAATGGATCGCAGGCTATTACATCGGTATCGGGCTGATCATTCCCTTGGCCAGCGGCGGCGTTGCGACATTGGTCGCAACGTTCACCAGCAACGTCGATTCGATCGATAATTTCACGCACTGGATCATCGGGCATTCGCTGGGGCTGATGGCTTGTCTCCCAGTGTTTCGCTTCATCTATTGGCGTGCATCGCGCGGGCGCAGTTTTCTGCCGAGTGCCCAAACCTGGCAGACTGCAGTAATGGTCCTCGGTTCCTTCGCCTTGTTGACTGCAGGCGTGTTCGTTTTCGACATGCGGCCATTGCTGGTCTTCCCGTTGTTATTCCTGGTGGTTGGAGCTGCGGTTCTCGACGAGGCCATGATCGCAGCGATGCCAGTCCTGCTGATCGCGATTGGTGGAACGATGACTGCGCTTGGCCTTGGCCCTATCGCGCAAATGGACTTCGCTTTTGGCGACCGTATCCAGTTCTTCCAGCTCTACGTTGGGATTACGGTGCTGGCCGGGCTTCCCGTATCGTGCGAACGCTCTCGCCGCATCGCGGAAATCCAGCGAATGCAGGAAAGGCTTCAACGGCTTGAAGGTCTGGAACCTTCGCGCTTCTGA
- a CDS encoding PilZ domain-containing protein, protein MSTADNTTGDWNTGTYGQAALEDRCAPRLRVNIPASLRPSGGRGFQTVVTDLSLSGFCANSLQRLFPGNRCWLTLPGMEALQADVVWWDSGRVGCAFSKLLSPIVHDNILARYRGDGVFRRV, encoded by the coding sequence ATGAGCACTGCCGACAATACGACGGGCGATTGGAACACCGGAACCTACGGTCAGGCGGCGCTTGAAGACCGTTGTGCACCCCGCCTGCGCGTCAACATCCCTGCATCGCTTCGTCCTTCCGGCGGGCGCGGATTCCAGACCGTCGTCACCGATCTATCCCTCAGCGGCTTCTGCGCCAATTCGTTACAACGGCTGTTTCCCGGCAATCGCTGCTGGCTGACACTGCCGGGCATGGAAGCGCTTCAGGCGGACGTCGTATGGTGGGACAGCGGCCGGGTGGGTTGTGCCTTCTCCAAGCTCCTCAGTCCGATCGTCCACGACAACATCCTCGCACGCTACCGTGGGGACGGCGTGTTCAGGCGGGTTTGA